The following are encoded together in the Phaeobacter sp. A36a-5a genome:
- the rfbB gene encoding dTDP-glucose 4,6-dehydratase → MKILVTGGAGFIGSAVVRLAVARGHQVVNLDALTYAACLDNVAAVTDSPLYAFEQVDIRDRAALDTVFARHHPDVVMHLAAESHVDRSIDGPGDFIETNITGTYQMLEAARKYWSEAGRPEAFRFHHISTDEVYGSLPADPDVLFTEETGYDPRSPYSASKAASDHLVRAWHETYGLPVVLTNCSNNYGPFHFPEKLIPVVILNALAGRPLPIYGDGSNVRDWLYVEDHADALLLVVSEGRVGRSYNIGGENERSNLELVETLCAILDEKRPRDDGGSYKDQITFVTDRPGHDARYAIDPSRIRDELGWRPSVTVEEGLARTVQWYLDNEAWWRALQSRDGVGQRLGTGK, encoded by the coding sequence ATGAAGATTTTGGTGACAGGTGGGGCGGGTTTCATCGGCTCGGCCGTCGTCCGACTGGCGGTGGCGCGCGGCCATCAGGTGGTGAACCTCGATGCGCTGACTTATGCCGCCTGTCTGGACAATGTGGCGGCTGTGACGGACAGCCCGCTTTATGCCTTTGAGCAGGTCGATATCCGTGATCGCGCCGCATTAGACACTGTTTTTGCCCGACATCACCCGGATGTGGTGATGCATCTGGCCGCGGAATCCCATGTCGACCGCTCCATCGACGGCCCCGGGGATTTCATCGAGACCAATATCACCGGCACCTATCAGATGCTGGAAGCGGCGCGGAAATACTGGAGCGAGGCGGGCCGCCCGGAGGCCTTCCGGTTCCATCACATCTCCACCGATGAGGTCTATGGCAGCCTGCCTGCCGACCCTGATGTGCTGTTCACCGAAGAGACCGGCTATGATCCGCGCTCGCCCTATTCCGCGAGCAAAGCCGCCAGCGACCATCTGGTGCGCGCCTGGCACGAGACCTATGGGCTGCCGGTGGTGCTGACCAATTGTTCGAACAACTACGGTCCCTTTCATTTCCCCGAAAAGCTGATCCCGGTGGTGATCCTCAATGCGCTGGCAGGCAGGCCGCTGCCGATCTATGGCGATGGCTCCAATGTGCGCGACTGGCTTTATGTGGAAGATCACGCCGATGCGCTGCTCTTGGTGGTGTCCGAGGGGCGCGTGGGGCGCAGCTACAATATCGGCGGCGAGAATGAGCGGAGCAATCTGGAGCTGGTCGAGACGCTCTGTGCGATCCTCGACGAGAAACGGCCCCGGGATGACGGGGGATCTTACAAGGACCAGATCACATTTGTGACCGACCGGCCGGGCCATGATGCCCGCTATGCCATCGACCCTTCCCGTATCCGCGATGAACTGGGCTGGCGGCCCAGCGTCACCGTGGAGGAAGGGCTGGCGCGCACGGTGCAATGGTATCTCGACAATGAGGCCTGGTGGCGCGCGCTGCAAAGCCGCGACGGGGTTGGCCAGCGGTTGGGGACGGGAAAGTGA
- the rfbC gene encoding dTDP-4-dehydrorhamnose 3,5-epimerase has protein sequence MQIEDTDLPGVKILTPARFGDARGFFSECWNRARMAEAGLNFDFVQDNHSLSMEPGTLRGLHFQAPPHAQAKLVRCGQGALFDVAVDIRKGSPTYGRWTGVELSAENGRQLLIPAGFLHGFITRLPHTEVLYKCNNYYAPECDGGVAWDSCGITWGFDGSPVLSDKDARAPRFEDFDSPFVWEG, from the coding sequence ATGCAGATTGAGGACACGGACCTGCCGGGGGTGAAGATCCTGACACCGGCGCGGTTTGGCGATGCACGGGGGTTTTTCTCGGAATGCTGGAACCGGGCGCGGATGGCCGAGGCGGGGCTCAATTTCGATTTTGTGCAGGACAATCATTCGCTGTCGATGGAGCCGGGCACCCTGCGCGGGCTGCATTTCCAGGCGCCGCCCCATGCCCAGGCCAAGCTGGTGCGCTGCGGCCAGGGGGCGCTGTTTGATGTGGCGGTGGATATCCGCAAGGGCTCGCCCACCTATGGGCGCTGGACCGGGGTGGAGCTGTCGGCGGAAAACGGGCGCCAGCTGCTGATCCCGGCCGGGTTCCTGCATGGGTTCATCACCCGCCTGCCGCATACCGAGGTGCTGTATAAATGCAATAATTACTACGCGCCGGAGTGTGACGGCGGGGTGGCCTGGGACAGCTGCGGCATCACCTGGGGGTTTGACGGCAGCCCGGTCCTGTCCGACAAGGACGCCAGGGCGCCCCGGTTTGAAGATTTCGACAGCCCCTTCGTGTGGGAAGGATAA
- the rfbD gene encoding dTDP-4-dehydrorhamnose reductase, translating to MILVFGKTGQVARELAAHDDILCLGRDQADLTDPAACAEMIRAHAPAAVINAAAYTVVDRAEAEEDLATVINGSTPGVMAETCAMLGIPFVTLSTDYVFDGKGSSPWHPDEPVAPVNAYGRSKQAGEAAVRLAGGAYVILRTSWVVSAHGSNFVKTMLRLGQDRDRMRVVADQIGAPTPARAIAAACVEIARQLMTAPEKSGTYHFAGQPETSWAGVATEIFAEAKLPCAVAEIPSTAYPTPARRPLNSRLDCSTLEKVFGITRPDWRAGLRDILKDLGAQA from the coding sequence ATGATCCTCGTTTTTGGCAAGACCGGCCAGGTGGCGCGGGAACTGGCGGCGCATGATGATATTCTCTGCCTCGGCCGCGATCAGGCGGATCTCACGGATCCTGCGGCCTGCGCCGAGATGATCCGCGCCCATGCCCCTGCCGCGGTGATCAATGCGGCGGCCTATACGGTTGTGGACCGGGCCGAGGCGGAAGAGGACCTGGCCACGGTGATCAATGGCAGCACCCCCGGCGTCATGGCCGAGACCTGCGCCATGCTGGGCATTCCCTTTGTCACCCTCTCCACCGATTATGTTTTCGACGGCAAGGGCAGCAGCCCCTGGCACCCGGATGAGCCGGTGGCGCCGGTCAATGCCTATGGGCGGTCCAAACAGGCCGGGGAGGCCGCCGTGCGCCTGGCCGGGGGGGCTTATGTGATCCTGCGCACCTCCTGGGTGGTCTCGGCCCATGGCAGCAATTTCGTCAAGACCATGCTGCGGCTCGGCCAGGACCGCGACCGGATGCGTGTGGTGGCCGACCAGATCGGCGCGCCGACCCCGGCCCGGGCCATTGCGGCGGCCTGCGTGGAGATCGCCCGCCAGCTGATGACGGCGCCGGAAAAATCCGGCACCTATCATTTTGCAGGCCAGCCCGAGACCAGCTGGGCCGGGGTCGCCACCGAGATTTTCGCCGAGGCGAAACTCCCCTGTGCGGTGGCGGAAATTCCCAGTACGGCCTATCCGACCCCGGCGCGGCGACCGTTGAACTCACGGCTGGATTGCAGCACGCTGGAGAAGGTCTTTGGCATCACACGCCCGGATTGGCGGGCCGGGCTGAGAGATATTCTGAAGGATCTGGGAGCGCAGGCATGA
- the rfbA gene encoding glucose-1-phosphate thymidylyltransferase RfbA: MTARKGIILAGGSGTRLYPITMAVSKQLLPLYDKPMIYYPLSVLMLAGIREICVITTPQDQDQFTRLLGDGSQWGVHLTYVEQPSPDGLAQAFVLAEEFLAGAPSALVLGDNVFFGHGLPKLLAAADAQTSGGTVFGYHVADPERYGVVDFDAEGRAREIIEKPAVPPSNYAVTGLYFLDGSAPQRARQVTPSPRGELEITDLLQMYLDEGALRVETMGRGYAWLDTGTHGSLLDAGNFVRTLQERQGLQTGCPEEIAYEAGWISADQLRTRAEMFAKNAYGAYLERLLD; the protein is encoded by the coding sequence ATGACAGCACGTAAGGGTATCATTCTGGCCGGTGGCTCGGGCACGCGGCTTTATCCGATCACCATGGCGGTCAGCAAACAGCTCTTGCCGCTCTATGACAAGCCGATGATTTATTATCCCCTGTCGGTCTTGATGCTGGCGGGCATCCGCGAGATCTGCGTGATCACCACGCCGCAGGATCAGGATCAGTTCACCCGGCTTCTGGGCGATGGCAGCCAGTGGGGCGTTCATCTCACCTATGTGGAGCAACCCAGCCCGGACGGTCTGGCACAGGCCTTTGTGCTGGCCGAAGAGTTCCTGGCCGGCGCCCCCTCGGCGCTGGTGCTGGGGGACAATGTGTTCTTTGGCCATGGCCTGCCGAAACTGCTGGCGGCGGCGGATGCGCAGACCAGCGGCGGCACCGTCTTTGGCTATCACGTGGCCGATCCCGAACGCTATGGCGTGGTGGATTTCGACGCCGAGGGCCGCGCCCGCGAGATCATCGAAAAACCCGCCGTGCCGCCGTCGAACTATGCGGTGACGGGGCTGTATTTCCTGGACGGCAGCGCGCCGCAGCGGGCGCGGCAGGTCACCCCCAGCCCACGTGGTGAGCTGGAGATCACCGATCTGTTGCAGATGTATCTGGACGAAGGCGCCCTCCGGGTGGAGACCATGGGCCGCGGCTATGCCTGGCTGGACACCGGCACCCATGGCTCGCTGCTGGATGCCGGCAATTTCGTGCGCACCCTGCAGGAACGCCAGGGGTTGCAGACCGGCTGCCCCGAGGAAATCGCCTATGAGGCGGGCTGGATCAGCGCCGACCAGCTGCGCACCCGCGCCGAGATGTTCGCCAAAAACGCCTATGGTGCCTATCTGGAACGGCTGCTGGACTGA
- a CDS encoding metal-dependent hydrolase, which translates to MLTAHLPSGYVLARLAPEKHRLLMPAALIGAVLPDFDMLWFHFVDQGSIHHHRYWVHVPAFWGAIAALIMPVLALFARPLLLPALVFFAALFLHMVLDTIGGGILWGAPLNDHLYTLVEIPASQPHWVLSFLLHWTFVLELAIWATALYLWHKGSRI; encoded by the coding sequence ATGCTGACCGCGCATCTGCCCTCCGGCTATGTTCTGGCACGGCTGGCGCCTGAGAAGCACCGGCTGCTGATGCCCGCCGCGCTCATTGGCGCGGTGCTGCCGGATTTTGACATGCTGTGGTTCCATTTCGTGGATCAGGGCAGCATTCATCATCACCGCTATTGGGTCCATGTGCCCGCTTTCTGGGGGGCTATTGCGGCTCTGATTATGCCGGTTTTGGCCTTGTTTGCCCGCCCCCTGCTGCTCCCGGCGTTGGTGTTCTTTGCCGCCCTCTTCCTGCATATGGTGTTGGACACCATCGGTGGCGGCATCCTGTGGGGCGCGCCGCTTAATGATCATCTCTATACGCTGGTGGAGATACCAGCCAGCCAGCCTCATTGGGTTTTGTCCTTTCTGCTGCATTGGACCTTTGTTCTGGAACTGGCTATCTGGGCTACAGCCTTGTATCTATGGCATAAAGGAAGCCGTATATGA